The Vigna radiata var. radiata cultivar VC1973A unplaced genomic scaffold, Vradiata_ver6 scaffold_613, whole genome shotgun sequence genome contains the following window.
AACTGCCTATGTGTAGTGGGCCATGATCCCTTACACTTCGCTGTCAGCAATGCAACCACTGTTAACTTCCTCCTAGTCTTCAGCGAAACTGCTGGTAACTTCCTCCTAGTCATCATCGAAACTGCTGGTAACTTCCTCCTAGTCATCGTCGAAACNGCAGGCTGCAGGTCCTAATATCTCGCCGAGACCTTCGCTCCACTCCTTACTTCTCAACGNATTATTATGCCAACTTAACATGATATATCCCGAGCAGGGCTTCGGTCTTCCCGATCACCCTACCGGCTCACCCGAACAACCCGACCTCTTCAATCATAATGCTATTCATCTTTTTATGCTTTGCTCAACATAATTCCCTCAACAATTCTCCCGACCGCACTACCGGTGCACCCGATCATCTATATCAACTAGTATATGAGGGTATTTGATTCATTCCTCCATATACCCGATCACACTACCGGTGTGACCGATCGTCCGAATGTATCCCATCTCTTCAATACACATAAGTCCCCCGAGCCCCAAGCGTTCGCAGTACGCGAAGGGGTTTGTATATGCCATTTCCCgccaattatataatttgaaacttGGAGTGATGAGAGCCACACGATGAGCAGGGTTTGAATGGTTCAGATGCATTGTGGAGGTTTGTACCTAGAAATCTGAAACGCCACCTTATCTGCACCGTTAGATGTTACCTTCGTGAACGGTTGCGATGAACTGCCGAAACCGCTTTATGCGGCTATAAATAGGGGGTGGTCTCTTGCCATTTGTCTGCTTCTGAGATTTGCTGCTAGCGCCCCCCGATCAGTCAACTCGCCATCTCAGTCGTCTGTCCAGGTACATGTCTCTATCATCTGTCATCCAGTAGGTCTAGGAGGGAAGGGCAGGGGTATGATGATGATGGGGAAGGCACTTCATCATCATCCGGTTCTTCTTCGGCTACTTCGTCCCGGTCGTCTGGGAACGAGGTGGCATTTAACTATGACAATTCTCGCATGTGGACTTCTGTGCTTCCCCCACCCATAGTGCGGGGATACGATTGGGCACCCCATGAAGTTAAGAATTATGTCTCGTACTTTATTTCGACTGCATCTATTAGGCATTTGCTAGAAAAGATAAATGTATTAGCCACTGTTAGGGATATAGATGATTATACCTTTGTTGTCTGCCGAACGAATGAAAGAGCCTGTCATGGTCGGGAAGGCTATGCCCTTGACTTTTTCTATGTATATATCGCTTTGTTTCGCGATCTAGGAGTCAGGTTACCCTTTTCAGAGTTTCAGATGGGAGTGTTAAGGGAATTGAATATTTGCCCCGTTCAGCTGCACCCGAATGGGTGGGCTATGATGCAGGCGTTCAGCGTACTGTGCGCTGGCTTAGTACTTACACCAACTCCCAAATCATTCCTTTATTTCTTCCGTGCTTTACCGAACCCCAACCGATCTTGGGTATCATTAATTCCGGCCAAAGATAAACAATTGTTCGCTCCCTTCAATTCTTCTTATAAAGAATTTAAGTCTAACTTTTGTAAAGTTGCCATCCGAGACTCTGGTCGgccaaagtatttttttaacgATGGCCAACCGAAATTTCCTCTATATTGGACCGAACACCCCAACCGAATCGATTCTTGGCCTAAGACAGATATGACCGAAGCCGAGCTGGATATCATAAGCCAAGTTGACTTATTACCACGAAAGACTTCCTCGCGTAGATTAATTGAACTGATCGGGACAGATGATGACACTTTAAGATCTAAAGTGTTTGGTAAGATCCTGTACTTTTTCTGCACCCGAACGGTAATTATTAACTTGTCTAAATTGTCTCTTGTGTTGCAGATTGTTTTAGTGTAATGGAACAGCATGAAGCTTTCGCCCGTCTGATGgccagaaaaaagaaattaatgaaagctggtgaaggTACTTCTTCGGCTTCCCCTGCCGCGTCGGTCGGTGGAGCCTCTCCAATTGTTAATCTTGAGGCTAGTGAGGATGTGAAGGTAGTTCAACCCCCACCCAAGAGAACGAAACAAAAGAGGAAAACCGCTGAGAAAACTTCTTCTCCCCCAAAGAGGCAAAAGGTGCAGGGTCCCTTGCTGACCGGCCCCTTAGACCCAAAGGTGCACGTAGCTGATCGGGTGCAGTTCAACTTGTCCCCTGAGGAACGAGCTCCCTTCAAAAATATGACTCCAAGTGAGGCATATAACATGGGATATGAGCTGATGATGCGCGCAGGCGTTTGCATGAATTATGCCGCTGGTACCACCAAACCTTTGTTGGTGGTGGAATTGGAAGCTGCCAACCAACAAGTGGCTGACTTGAAGAAGGACAACGCTGCCCTGACCGCTCGGGTGGAGGAAATGACCAAAGCTGCGGAGGACGCCAAGATTAAAGCTAAGGCTGCCCTGGACGCCTCCCAAAAGAAAGTGGCTTCTCTGCAGTCTTCGGTTGAAACTCTGCAAACTAACTATGATAAGGCTAAGTCCGACTATGCTGAActgttgaaggaaaaaattagTGCTCTTGCCGAACGAGACATTCTGCTGAAAGAAAAATTGGCCCTCGAGGATCAGGTGTGCCAAGAACGGGAACTCGGATTTCAGCAGGGTATAGGGCAGTGTCACTACTTTTATAACACTCCCCTCGAAGATCCAAATTTTGACATCATGAAGCTATTCGTGGATGGGAAGTTGGTTGATCTTGGTGGTTCGGCTTCTCCCACGGCTGAGGAAATATCTCCTATTCCAACCACTGTTGCACCTGCTGATGCTACACCACCTTGATGAGAATTAGTTAATGTACTTACTATTTTGTGATGAACGTTGTTTATGGTCGCTTTGACCGCACTTTGTATCTTTTATGTTTGGTGTTAGTACTTTCCGTTTGCTAGTAGAATAACTATGTACGCCGTCGCTTTCTCATGAAACTTTGACTTTTGTTGCCTTGTGATTCTGGTTTTTTCCACATTAGAGTTTATTGGATAACGATTTCTTTGAAGGTAATTATCTAACTTGAAGCCGATCATGCCTGCCTATCACCCGATCGgaaatcaattttctgatttccaatctttgaagttaattatctaacttcGAACCGAGCACTCCTGCTTGTCACCCGATCGGAAATNNNNNNNNNNNNNNNNNNNNNNNNNNNNNNNNNNNNNNNNNNNNNNNNNNNNNNNNNNNNNNNNNNNNNNNNNNNNNNNNNNNNNNNNNNNNNNNNNNNNNNNNNNNNNNNNNNNNNNNNNNNNNNNNNNNNNNNNNNNNNNNNNNNNNNNNNNNNNNNNNNNNNNNNNNNNNNNNNNNNNNNNNNNNNNNNNNNNNNNNNNNNNNNNNNNNNNNNNNNNNNNNNNNNNNNNNNNNNNNNNNNNNNNNNNNNNNNNNNNNNNNNNNNNNNNNNNNNNNNNNNNNNNNNNNNNNNNNNNNNNNNNNNNNNNNNNNNNNNNNNNNNNNNNNNNNNNNNNNNNNNNNNNNNNNNNNNNNNNNNNNNNNNNNNNNNNNNNNNNNNNNNNNNNNNNNNNNNNNNNNNNNNNNNNNNNNNNNNNNNNNNNNNNNNNNNNNNNNNNNNNNNNNNNNNNNNNNNNNNNNNNNNNNNNNNNNNNNNNNNNNNNNNNNNNNNNNNNNNNNNNNNNNNNNNNNNNNNNNNNNNNNNNNNNNNNNNNNNNNNNNNNNNNNNNNNNNNNNNNNNNNNNNNNNNNNNNNNNNNNNNNNNNNNNNNNNNNNNNNNNNNNNNNNNNNNNNNNNNNNNNNNNNNNNNNNNNNNNNNNNNNNNNNNNNNNNNNNNNNNNNNNNNNNNNNNNNNNNNNNNNNNNNNNNNNNNNNNNNNNNNNNNNNNNNNNNNNNNNNNNNNNNTTTTCTGACTTCCAATCtttgaagttaattatctaacttcGAACCGATCACTAACTTCAAACTGATCACCCTTGCCTATCACCCGATCGgaaatcaattttctgatttccaaTCTTTGAGCATAACTACTTATGATAAGAATGATTTGACATAGTTGGCAAAATTGCATTTATTCAAAGTCGTTGCAAATTggaaaattacataataatcaACTAAAATAGAACTTTAAATGAGAAATATTCCATGTATTGGGAATAGCTTTCCCATTCAAACGCTCCAATCGGTATGCACCGTTGTTCAAATTCTCCTTCACCCTGAACGGTCCTTCCCAGTTAGCCGATAACTTTCCATGTGTTGGATTCTTCCTTGCTTCACCCGTTCGCCTCCACACCAGGTCTCCTTCTACAaattgccttggcttgactttGGTATTATAGCGTCGAGCAACAAGCCTTTTATGAGCTTCCAAGTGAACGGCTGCCATATCGCGCCGTTCGGGAAGAATATCTAAGTTGCTCCTGAGATGTTCTGCATTCTCACCCATATCTTCAATACTTCGTCGTAACGCATTCTCCCCGACTTCCACTGGCAGCATTGCATCTGACCCATATGTGAGGTTAAAAGGTGATTCCCCTGTGGCGCTGTGTGGGGAGCATCGGTATCCCCACAGTACTTGTTGCAACTCGTCTACCCATGCTCCTTTAGCGTCTCCCAGCTTTTTCTTTAGTTCTTGGATGATGATTTTATTCATAGCTTCTGCTTGACCGTTCGTCTGTGGGTGCTCTACTGAACTAGTCAAGGGTGTAATTCCCAACTCCTTATAGAACGCTACCAGCTTTTTGTCAATGAATTGCCGACCGTTATCGGTGATGATGTGCTTTGGTAGACCGAATCGGCATATTAGTCTCCACACAAACTTTTGCACCTGGGAAGCTGATATTTTAGCTAGTGGCTCAGCCTCCACCCATTTGGTAAAATAGTCAATTGCGACTAAGAGAAACTTGAACTGGGAACGACCGGTTGGAAATGGTCCTACtatgtccattccccactgAGCAAAGGGCCATGGAGATACTATGGCTGAAAGTGCCGCTGCTGGTGTGTGAATGATGTTCCCATGTTTTTGGCAAGCCAAACACTTGACAACAAAGGTTTGGCAATCCTTCTCCATTgttggccaataaaatcctaCTCGTAACGCTCAGGCCCTTAACGAACGGCCGCCGCCATGTCTACCACATATTCCTTCATGTAGCTCTTGCATAACATATTCAGATTCATCTTTGGATATGCACTTCAACATTGGAGTGACATACCCTCTTCGATATAGCTCTTCACCTACCATGACATACCTTGCAACCTGTTTTGATTCCTCCGTTCGGAGGGTTATTCCTGCCTCCTGCTGCTGGATTAGCCTTACGATTTCTCTTCTCCAATCGTCCCGTTCGGCAATGGAATAAACTTGTAAGCATTCAACTGCAGGCTTGAAAATTATCTGCCGGACCAATGAAGATAGATGACCTTTCTCCTTACCAGTGGACAATTTTGATAACCGGTCGGCTCTTTGATTTTCACTTCTGGGAATGTGATTTACTTCGATGCTATCAAAGTGTGTGAATAGTTGTTTGGCTCTGTGGGAATACTTGAACAGTTGATCATCTTTAATTTGGAAGGTTCCGTTCATGTGACCTGCTACCAGCTGCGAATCCGTTTTACAACAAAGCACTTTAACCCCTAAATCGCGTGCTAGCTCGAGGCCAGCTATTAGGGCCTCATACTCAGCTTGGTTATTGCTGGCTTTAAACCGAAAGATCAAAGCCTGTTCGACAACTATACCGTCCGGTCCTTCTAATACAACACCCGCTCCACCTCCTTTAAGGCCGGACGATCCATCCACGTATAATGTCCATGAATGACAATGGGACGATCGTCCTGGTAACTCGGCCACGAAATCAGCCAAGTGTTGGCCCTTAACTGATCCTCGTGGTTCGTATCTCAGACCGAACTCAGAGAGTTCAATGGACCAACCGATCATCCTACCTGCTAGGTCAGGTTTAcgcaaaatttttgaaataggaTAATCTGTTCGAACAATTACCTGGTTTCCCTGTAAGTAGGGACGGAGCCTTCGAGTGGCAATCACAAGTGCTAAGACTATTTTTTCCAGTTGCTGATATCTGGTCTCAGGTTCCTTCAATACCCGACTGATGAAATAAACTGGGCGAAACTCAGGAACTTCTTGCACTAATGCGGCGCTGACCGCTTCTTCACCGACCGCCAAGAATAGGTGCAAGTCACAGCCATAATCTGGGCGTCTCATAACTGGAGGGTTAGAGAGAATTTGTTTGACTTCGTCAAATGCCGCTTCACACCGATCGTTCCACTctacttgtttttgtttcttcagTAGCTTTAGAATCGGTTGAATTCGATCAGCTAATTTGGGTATGAATCGGGATAGCGATGTAAGTCTCCCGACCAACCGTTGTACTTCCTTCAAACTACTTGGNCTTCTCATCTCCAAAATAGCCCGACACTTATCNGGATTGGCCTCGATGCCTCGTGAAGTAAGCATGAAACCTAAAAACTTTCCTGCAGACACTCCAAATGTACACTTGAGAGGATTTAACCTCATCCCGAACTTCCGCACCTGATCCAAGACCTCGGCCAAATCCCGCAAGTGTTCCTCCACCGATCGGCTTNTTACtaccatgtcatccacatacactTCCATGCACCTTCCTATCTGATGTTGAAAGACCTTATCCATGAGTCGTTGATATGTCGCTCCTGCATTTTTTAGGCCGAACGGCATGACCTCATAACAGTAATTGGAACGTTCCGTTATGAAAGTCGTTTTATCCCGATCGGGTTGATACATGGGGATTTGATTATATCCCGAATAAGCATCTAAAAAACTTAAGATTTCGTATCCGGAAACTCCGTCCACCAAGCCGTCAATGCTTGGAAGGGGATACGTGTCTTTCGGGCATGCCTTATTAAGGTCTGTAAAATCTGTGCACATTCTCCACTTGCCGCTCGGCTTCTTCACCATCACCACATTTGACAACCATGTGGTATACTTAACTTCTCGTATGAAACCGTCTTCCAATAACTTTGTTACTTCCTCCTCTACCGCTCTTCTTTTCTCGTTGCCTAACCTCCGCTTCCTCTGGGCAACTGGTCGGGCATCCTTGAATAGTGACAATTTATGAGATATGATGTCAGGATGAATACCTGGCATATCGGCTGCTTGCCATGCAAAAAAATCCCTGTTTTTCAACAACAGTTCTTCTATTAAGGTTACTTGATCGTTAGTAAGATTGCGCCCTATGGTGGTACATTGATCCTCCTGCTGTCCAATAACAACAGGACGTGTATCCCCTAAGGGTTCCACCCGATCGTCAAAGTGTGTTCGAGGATCTAATTCCATCATAGCGACCTCTGATCGGTGGCCTGCGAAAGTAATTCTTCTGGGCTTGACCTTCAACCCTGCAGCATAACATTCGCGTGCCATCTTCTGATCGGCCCGAACGGTGGCAACCTTTCCATCATCGGTGGGATACTTCAAAGTTAAGTGTGGGGTCGAGACGATAGCCCCGAACATGTTTAAGCACGGTCTTCCCAATAAGACGTTATACGACGTGTCGGCTTCTACTAACAAGAACCGAACCTTCATCTCTTTAGTATCCTTGTCGGCTCCCAAGCTGGTCCTCAGATCAACATACCCCCGTGTATCTACTCTCTCCCCCGCGAATCCTACTATCTGTTCATTGAAAGGCAAGATTGCGTCCTCCGATACGTCCATTTGCTTGAAGGTTTTCCAATATAATATGTTGGCCGAACTACCTTGATCTATTAAGACTTTACTCACCCTGTACCTGGCGATCATCGCTGTTATCACCATCGGGTCATCTTGCTCCAAGTCGGGTGCATGAAAATCGTCATCAGAAAAAGTGATGGTGGGCATAGATCTTTTTGAGGTGTCTGTTCGGTGGGAGCTGTGTAAGTTTCTTAAGTGTCTTTTGCGGGCGGCTGACGTCGATCCTCCTCCTGCAAACCCCCCAGATATAGTATTGATTACTCCTCTGACCGTTCGGTCAGCGCTTCTGCTTCTGCTCCGATCAACTCTCGGCCTAGCCCTTTTTCGGGATTCTGGCTGCAGCGAGGTTCGATCGGGTCTGGTGGGCGCTCTTCCCCTGTGGACGAACTTCTGAAGATGTCCTGCTTGAACTAAAGATTCCAATTTGTCCTTTAATGTATGACAATCTTCAGTTGTGTGGCCCCGATTTTGATGATATCGGCAATATTTGCTTTCGTCAGCTCCTCTAGGTGTAGGTATTTGTACCACTGTTAATAGATCGGCCCTCAGTGCCTCTTCCAGAACTCTCGCTCGTGGTGCATTCAAAGGAGTATGGTGAATATATTGCTGCATTTGGTTGCGTTCTTTGCCTCTGTAGCCTCCTCTCCTGTCATTCCCACCGGACTGTGGTCCGGATCTCACTCTGGCCGGACGGGGCACTGATTCCCCCTCTTCTCTCCCACGTTGATGGGCTCTTCCTTCTTCTATACGAATGAAACTGGCCAATTTGTTTTGTAATTCGTCCATGCTTTGGGGCTCCTCTGCGTGGAGGTAGTCACAAAACGGACCAGGTCGCAATGCAGTGGTCAAGGCACTCACCACCAGTCGCTGATCGGCATTCCGTACCTGTCGGGCGGTACGGTTGAACCGATCCATAAAAAGTTTGAGGGACTCCTCTCGTCCTTGCTTCATTCTTACTAGGGCCGTGTAAGTCACACCGGGCGTCTTACTCGAGGCATACTGCTGAGTAAATAGCTGGCGCAGTTCGACGAAGTTGTCAATGGTTCCAGGTTGTAAGGAATGGAACCAGTCTAATGCTTCTTCCCTTAGTGAGAGGGAGAAAACTCTACACCATACCAGTTCGTCGGACGAATATACCGCCATGGCATCTACGAAGGATCGTAAATGCTTAACAGGGTCAGATGAACCTCCATACCTCTCCATTGATGGCAGCACTTTGTTTTCTGGTATGATCGCCTGCATTACCCGTGGCGTGAAAGGGTGTAAACCCTCAGCTTGATCGCCATTTATAGGGTTTTGCTCTTCGTTTCGTTGCCTCTCCTCCCGGCGATGAGGATCGCCTCTATTATTGCCCCGTCCTCTTCCTCGCCCTCCGCTTCTACTCCCGGCCCTACTTACCGGTCGTCCATCATCTCTGCTTGCCCCTCGTCCATTAACTCCTCCAACTCCCTCACTAGGTACAGGATTATGGTGTTCTCGCCGCCCCTCACCTCGAGTGGGAGGTTGTTCCCCGGTGTCTGAGTGATAT
Protein-coding sequences here:
- the LOC106778776 gene encoding uncharacterized protein LOC106778776, translating into MAGEVPLEILQNLQQQIQEMRAEIATMRAEQANRAGGHSDRSVNVETYHSDTGEQPPTRGEGRREHHNPVPSEGVGGVNGRGASRDDGRPVSRAGSRSGGRGRGRGNNRGDPHRREERQRNEEQNPINGDQAEGLHPFTPRVMQAIIPENKVLPSMERYGGSSDPVKHLRSFVDAMAVYSSDELVWCRVFSLSLREEALDWFHSLQPGTIDNFVELRQLFTQQYASSKTPGVTYTALVRMKQGREESLKLFMDRFNRTARQVRNADQRLVVSALTTALRPGPFCDYLHAEEPQSMDELQNKLASFIRIEEGRAHQRGREEGESVPRPARVRSGPQSGGNDRRGGYRGKERNQMQQYIHHTPLNAPRARVLEEALRADLLTVVQIPTPRGADESKYCRYHQNRGHTTEDCHTLKDKLESLVQAGHLQKFVHRGRAPTRPDRTSLQPESRKRARPRVDRSRSRSADRTVRGVINTISGGFAGGGSTSAARKRHLRNLHSSHRTDTSKRSMPTITFSDDDFHAPDLEQDDPMVITAMIARYRVSKVLIDQGSSANILYWKTFKQMDVSEDAILPFNEQIVGFAGERVDTRGYVDLRTSLGADKDTKEMKVRFLLVEADTSYNVLLGRPCLNMFGAIVSTPHLTLKYPTDDGKVATVRADQKMARECYAAGLKVKPRRITFAGHRSEVAMMELDPRTHFDDRVEPLGDTRPVVIGQQEDQCTTIGRNLTNDQVTLIEELLLKNRDFFAWQAADMPGIHPDIISHKLSLFKDARPVAQRKRRLGNEKRRAVEEEVTKLLEDGFIREVKYTTWLSNVVMVKKPSGKWRMCTDFTDLNKACPKDTYPLPSIDGLVDGVSGYEILSFLDAYSGYNQIPMYQPDRDKTTFITERSNYCYEVMPFGLKNAGATYQRLMDKVFQHQIGRCMEVYVDDMVVXSRSVEEHLRDLAEVLDQVRKFGMRLNPLKCTFGVSAGKFLGFMLTSRGIEANPDKCRAILEMRXPSSLKEVQRLVGRLTSLSRFIPKLADRIQPILKLLKKQKQVEWNDRCEAAFDEVKQILSNPPVMRRPDYGCDLHLFLAVGEEAVSAALVQEVPEFRPVYFISRVLKEPETRYQQLEKIVLALVIATRRLRPYLQGNQVIVRTDYPISKILRKPDLAGRMIGWSIELSEFGLRYEPRGSVKGQHLADFVAELPGRSSHCHSWTLYVDGSSGLKGGGAGVVLEGPDGIVVEQALIFRFKASNNQAEYEALIAGLELARDLGVKVLCCKTDSQLVAGHMNGTFQIKDDQLFKYSHRAKQLFTHFDSIEVNHIPRSENQRADRLSKLSTGKEKGHLSSLVRQIIFKPAVECLQVYSIAERDDWRREIVRLIQQQEAGITLRTEESKQVARYVMVGEELYRRGYVTPMLKCISKDESEYVMQELHEGICGRHGGGRSLRA